A genomic window from Periweissella cryptocerci includes:
- a CDS encoding GNAT family N-acetyltransferase — protein sequence MQIEKQFGFGHVATDALEIRLAVFNKEQGFSISDELDGLDETTTHYVGYLTPDEPITTARISKDKPGNWHIQRVATTKAARGKGYSTALLKQVEADAREKHVKTLDLGAQIQAKGFYEALGYQVVGEQFLDAGAPHVRMVKELTR from the coding sequence ATGCAAATCGAAAAACAATTTGGCTTTGGCCACGTGGCTACTGACGCACTAGAAATTCGTCTCGCCGTTTTTAATAAAGAACAAGGTTTTTCCATCTCTGATGAACTTGATGGCCTAGATGAAACTACCACGCACTATGTCGGTTATCTAACACCCGATGAACCTATCACAACTGCACGTATTTCAAAAGACAAGCCAGGTAATTGGCACATTCAACGAGTCGCCACTACCAAAGCAGCGCGCGGTAAAGGTTATAGCACCGCCTTATTAAAGCAAGTTGAAGCAGACGCCCGTGAAAAACATGTCAAAACACTTGATCTTGGTGCCCAAATTCAAGCTAAAGGTTTTTATGAAGCCCTCGGTTATCAAGTTGTTGGCGAACAGTTCCTTGACGCTGGCGCTCCTCACGTTCGCATGGTTAAAGAATTAACCCGGTAG